One genomic window of Medicago truncatula cultivar Jemalong A17 chromosome 1, MtrunA17r5.0-ANR, whole genome shotgun sequence includes the following:
- the LOC25485816 gene encoding trihelix transcription factor PTL yields MSDLYGLPEDLRRLITSSRNTTHLPAEPPCLYGGAATFPPPNYSYDPMMVGDVFYPRSNFTHHHYDYSSTVNPTTTTIAAASNSDHATASTAFCVGLETSDKGWLGNFDSCNNRWPRQETLSLLEIRSRLDSKFRENNQKAPLWNEISRIMAEEFGYQRSGKKCKEKFENLYKYYKKTKEGKASRQDGKHYRFFRQLEAICGEPNTNSHASTLDKITPNASFVATQTPTFTINQENTNGVDHNLIHNHKYSQSLSFSNSSEFETSSSENNDEDLSTIAHTMKSSKEKGQSGHRRARKSWRGKVEEIVDSHMKNIIETQDAWMERMLSVVEQREQEMASKEEERKRKESMRFDQEIHELWAKEKAWVEARDSALLEVVRKHIGIQLEAPNKSKSQEANDTTNYEYPFESVDNIHRWTEMEISNLIQLRSGFEHQVREKGYLDDGVWDEIGERMVYMGFNRNGAECKKIWDDISMSLRRTVDCGVKNTRPWCLGLKVTDDDDL; encoded by the exons ATGAGTGACCTATATGGGTTACCGGAGGATCTCCGGCGGTTGATAACATCATCAAGAAACACTACACATCTACCAGCAGAACCACCATGTTTGTATGGTGGTGCTGCTACTTTTCCTCCACCAAATTATTCCTATGACCCTATGATGGTTGGTGATGTTTTCTACCCTCGTAGTAACTTCACTCACCACCACTATGACTATTCCTCCACTGTTAACCCTACAACTACCACTATAGCTGCTGCTTCAAATTCAGATCATGCTACTGCTTCTACTGCATTCTGTGTAGGTTTAGAAACTTCTGATAAAGGATGGCTTGGTAACTTTGATTCTTGTAACAACAGATGGCCCAGACAAGAGACTCTTTCTCTTCTAGAAATCAGATCTCGTCTTGATTCTAAGTTCAGAGAGAATAATCAGAAAGCACCCTTGTGGAATGAAATTTCTAG GATAATGGCTGAGGAATTTGGGTACCAAAGAAGTGGAAAGAAATGCAAAGAAAAGTTTGAGAATTTGTACAAGTATTACAAGAAGACCAAGGAAGGTAAAGCTAGTAGACAAGATGGTAAGCACTATAGATTTTTCAGACAGCTTGAAGCAATATGTGGAGAACCAAACACAAATTCTCACGCCTCAACTTTAGACAAAATTACCCCTAATGCTTCCTTTGTTGCTACTCAAACTCCAACCTTCACAATTAACCAAGAAAATACTAATGGTGTTGATCACAATTTGATCCATAACCACAAGTACTCACAAAGCCTAAGTTTCTCGAACTCGTCTGAATTTGAGACATCCTCATCTGAAAATAACGATGAGGATCTCTCAACTATTGCACACACTATGAAATCGTCGAAGGAGAAAGGGCAAAGTGGTCATAGGAGGGCAAGGAAAAGTTGGAGAGGTAAAGTTGAGGAGATTGTAGATTCTcacatgaaaaatattattgagACTCAAGATGCTTGGATGGAGAGAATGTTGAGTGTTGTTGAACAAAGAGAACAAGAGATGGcatcaaaggaagaagaaaggaagagaaaagagtCAATGAGGTTTGATCAAGAAATACATGAACTTTGGGCTAAAGAAAAAGCATGGGTTGAAGCAAGAGATTCTGCATTGTTAGAAGTTGTAAGAAAACATATTGGGATACAACTTGAAGCACCAAATAAGAGTAAGAGCCAAGAAGCAAATGATACAACAAATTATgaatacccttttgaaagtgtGGATAATATTCATAGATGGACAGAAATGGAGATTTCAAATTTGATACAACTAAGGAGTGGTTTTGAACATCAAGTAAGAGAAAAGGGATATTTGGATGACGGTGTTTGGGATGAAATAGGTGAAAGAATGGTTTATATGGGATTTAATAGGAATGGAGCTGAGTGCAAGAAAATATGGGATGATATTAGTATGTCTCTAAGAAGGACAGTGGACTGTGGAGTCAAAAACACAAGGCCTTGGTGTTTGGGACTTAAGGTGACAGATGATGACGACCTTTGA
- the LOC25485818 gene encoding cytochrome P450 77A3, translating into MTSSLFSSSASLSTYYHLIFTVLAFLLSALIFFLTQKTKSKHHNLPPGPQGWPVVGNLFQVARSGKQFQDYVKDMKAKYGSIFTLKMGTRTMIIITDAKLVHEAFIQKGALYASRPPENPTRNIFSANKFTVNAAVYGPVWKSLRRNMVQNMLSSTRLKEFKSVRDKAMDKLINRLKVNAENNNGVVIVVRDARFAVFCILVVMCFGLEMDEEKLERIDQVMKNVLITLDPRIDDFLPILSVFFSKQRKRALEVRKEQVEFLVPFIEQRRRAFQNPGSDQTATTFSYLDTLFDIKVHEGKKSTPSNEELVSLISEFLNGGTDTTATAVEWGIAQLIDNPEIQAKLYQEINSIVGDKKVEEKDVEKMPYLQAVVKELLRKHPPTHFVLTHAVTEPTTLGGYDIPIDANVEVYTAGIGEDPKLWSNPEKFDPERFLSKGEEADITGVTGVKMMPFGVGRRICPGLAIGTVHIHLMLARMVQEFEWSAYPPGKKIDFSGKMEFTVVMKESLRAKIKPRGETLK; encoded by the coding sequence ATGACTTCCTCTCTCTTTTCATCCTCTGCCTCTCTTTCTACTTACTACCATCTCATCTTCACAGTCTTGGCCTTTCTCTTATCAGCCCTTATTTTCTTCCTCACACAAAAAACCAAATCCAAACACCATAACCTTCCACCAGGTCCACAAGGATGGCCTGTTGTTGGCAACCTTTTCCAAGTTGCGCGTTCCGGCAAACAATTCCAAGATTATGTGAAAGATATGAAAGCAAAATATGGCTCAATCTtcacactcaagatgggaacaAGGACAATGATCATCATCACAGATGCAAAACTTGTGCATGAAGCTTTCATTCAAAAGGGTGCTCTCTATGCATCTAGACCACCTGAGAATCCAACAAGGAACATATTCAGTGCAAACAAGTTCACTGTGAATGCTGCAGTTTATGGTCCTGTTTGGAAATCACTAAGAAGAAACATGGTTCAGAACATGCTGAGTTCAACTAGACTCAAGGAGTTTAAAAGTGTTAGAGACAAAGCAATGGATAAACTCATCAATAGGCTTAAAGTTAATGCTGAGAATAACAATGGCGTTGTTATTGTTGTCAGAGATGCAAGGTTTGCTGTTTTTTGCATACTTGTTGTTATGTGTTTTGGTTTAGAAATGGATGAAGAAAAACTTGAGAGAATAGATCAAGTTATGAAGAATGTCCTAATCACTTTAGATCCAAGAATTGATGACTTTTTACCAATCCTAAGCGTGTTTTTCTCTAAACAAAGAAAGAGAGCTTTGGAAGTTCGCAAAGAACAAGTCGAATTCCTAGTTCCTTTCATTGAACAAAGAAGGAGAGCATTTCAAAACCCTGGTTCAGATCAAACAGCTACAACATTTTCATACTTAGACACACTTTTTGATATCAAAGTTCATGAAGGTAAGAAATCAACACCTTCTAATGAAGAATTGGTTTCACTTATCTCAGAGTTTCTGAATGGAGGAACAGATACAACAGCTACTGCTGTTGAATGGGGAATTGCACAACTCATTGACAACCCTGAAATTCAAGCAAAACTTTATCAAGAAATTAATAGTATAGTTGGAGATaagaaagtagaagaaaaagatGTTGAGAAAATGCCTTATTTACAAGCTGTGGTGAAAGAGTTATTAAGGAAgcatccaccaacacattttgTACTAACACATGCTGTTACTGAACCTACCACATTAGGAGGTTATGATATACCAATTGATGCAAATGTTGAGGTATATACAGCTGGCATAGGTGAGGACCCTAAATTATGGTCCAACCCTGAAAAGTTTGATCCTGAAAGGTTTCTTTCTAAGGGTGAGGAAGCTGATATAACTGGTGTTACAGGAGTAAAAATGATGCCATTTGGTGTTGGGAGAAGGATTTGTCCTGGTTTGGCTATTGGTACTGTGCATATTCATTTGATGTTGGCTAGGATGGTTCAAGAGTTTGAATGGAGTGCTTATCCACCAGGGAAGAAGATAGATTTCTCTGGAAAGATGGAGTTTACTGTTGTGATGAAGGAGTCTTTAAGAGCAAAAATCAAGCCAAGAGGAGAAACTTTGAAGTAG